DNA sequence from the Ogataea parapolymorpha DL-1 chromosome II, whole genome shotgun sequence genome:
TTACTTACTCTCATGAAGTCATTCATTTGCTTTTGCTCcacaattttctggaactcTTGTTGTTCTTTATAGTTGAGTTGATCCATGGTGTATCAAAAATAGTTTAACGAATTATcgaaaaattttcaatattTCCCTGAATAATAATCAATATGTACAAATCTTATGGAGAAAGAGCGAAGTCTCACCCATCAAAGGTGGCCAGCAGACTACTTAATTTGATGGAATCCAAGCAAACAAACCTCTGCGCTTCTGTGGATGTGACTAAAACTCAGGAATTATTGGAGCTCCTTGATAAATTGGGCCCTTACATCTGCCTTGTCAAAACTCACATCGACATAGTAGAGGACTTCTCTTATGAACACACCATATTACCTTTACAAGGACTTGCAAAGAAACACAATTTCATGATTTTTGAAGACAGAAAGTTTGCTGATATAGGAAACACGGTCAAACTACAGTATAAGGGAGGAATTTATCGAACATCCAAATGGGCCGATATCACGAATGCACATGGAGTGACTGGCGCAGGAATTGTTGAAGGTCTTAAACaggcagcagaagaaaGTACAGATGAGCCACGTGGGCTTCTGATGCTTGCTGAGCTCTCTTCAAAAGGATCATTAGCTTACGGTGAGTATACTCAAAAAACTGTGGAAATAGCGAAAAGCGATAAAGAATTTGTCATTGGATTTATTGCACAGAGAGACATGGGAGGCCGTGAAGAAGGCTTTGACTGGCTGATTATGACTCCTGGAGTTGGATTAGATGAT
Encoded proteins:
- a CDS encoding Orotidine 5'-phosphate decarboxylase; the protein is MYKSYGERAKSHPSKVASRLLNLMESKQTNLCASVDVTKTQELLELLDKLGPYICLVKTHIDIVEDFSYEHTILPLQGLAKKHNFMIFEDRKFADIGNTVKLQYKGGIYRTSKWADITNAHGVTGAGIVEGLKQAAEESTDEPRGLLMLAELSSKGSLAYGEYTQKTVEIAKSDKEFVIGFIAQRDMGGREEGFDWLIMTPGVGLDDKGDSLGQQYRTVDEVIQTGTDVIIVGRGLFGKGRDPEVEGKRYRKAGWEAYKRRSA